The Limisphaerales bacterium sequence CCGGTACTTCCGGTACTTCTGGTGTTTCCTCTGGGGTAACCGTGGTGGGTTCGGGTTGTTTCACTGGTTCCGGTTTCACGAGTTTACCATTAATGTAGAGGTCGCCATCGGTCAGCTCGTAATGAATTTTTTTGGTGTCTGCGGGCTCGGCCTTTTTGGCTGCGGCCAATTGGGCCGCTTTGCGGGGATCATAGGTGCTGCGCGCGGCGTGCTTGCCGCCGTTGGGGCCCATGCCCAGCTCACGCCAACGACGACGGCGAGTTTCGGCGATGCGCTCCTTCATTGTTTTCAATTGCTTGACCAAAAAATCAACGTCGTTCATGCGCTCAACCAGTTTGGCTTTTTCGCCCTCTAAGCGATTCAGCTCACGCAACAGAAAAACCCGATCGCCCTCGGCAGATTCCAGCTTGGTGGTGGTTTCGGTGATCTGATTGTTTAATCCGGTGATCTGCGATTGTAGCGCGCCTTTTTGCACGTTAAAATCATCCATCTTGGCGGTCAACTCGGTGACCTTCGCCGTGGCAGTTTCCGCAGCTGTTTTCACCTCTTCCAATGCGGTGGCGGTGGTCGCCAGTTCGGCAGTTTTAGTAACCAATTCGGCAGCTTTGGAGTCCAATTGGGTTTTCGTGGTCAGCAGCATTTCCTCCACCAAACCGATCTCGGTGCTGTGCTTGAGCTGCAGGCCATCACGTTCCTGTTTAAGGGCGGTGTTCTCCGTTTCTAAAGTGGTCTTAGTGGTTGCCAAATCTGTCTTGGCGATTTCCAAGTCCACCTTCTCCTGCTTCACAGTGGTTAACTCCTGAGACGTGGTGTCGAGCACTCCTTTGAGGTTAACCACGTTCTCCTTTGTCTCCGTGAGTTCCGCGCGAGTGGCATCGCGTTCGGCCTTTACTTTCTGGAATTCCTTATCGCGAGCGCCAAGCTTGCCGTCAAGGTTGTTGTAGTTAACGGCTGAAAAGATGCCGAGGCCCGTCGTGATTGCCACCAGCACTACGATGGCGATTGTCTTTGTGTCCTTCATGGTGGGCAGAGTGTGGGAGCGGTTTTGCCATGTGACAAGTGGGAGTCATTAAAAAGTGTTAACAGGATATGCCGCAGTTGTGAACAGTTACAACCCGCGCATGACACTGCTTTTTGAATTTTTTGATGGCCCCGCCGAGCGTCTGGCCGCAGGATACACGCATGGACAGCATGGATATCCCCCCACAACGCGGGCCCGAAACGGCCGACGAAATTGGCGCCGCCATTTTTATGGAATGCCTGATGAATCTGGTGCAATCCGCCGCGTATTTACTCGGCAAGGTTAAGGCTCCGGCTACCGGCGAACCGGTGATGGATTTGCCGCGAGTACAGTTAGTGATTCAGCAATTGGAATTGCTGGAAAAAAACGCCGAGAAATTAAGCATCGAAGAACAACAACTCGTAAAGCGCAGCCTGCAGGATTTGCGGATGGCTTATGTATCGGCTGCAGGCAAAACGCCTGAAGAAGCCATCGAGGAAGAGTCCGCGCCCGAAGACAAACCTGAAACCAAGCCCGAAGCGGATGCTGATGGCGATGTCGCGCCTGATGCTGATGCTGATGAAACCGCCGAGGAAGATGAAGGCGACCGCAAGCGGTTTGTAAAAAAATATTCCTAGTCAGCCAGTAAGATTCGCACGCCACTCTCTTTTTTCAACCGCTTAAAATATTCTGGCAACGCCTTGCCGAAGGATTCGGCTTGGAGGTATTCCCGGATTTCGTTACGCACCTCGGCAAACGGTTTTTTACGCGCCGCTTTATATTCAAGCATTTTCACAATGTGAAAGCCCTGCTTGGATTCCACCGGCGGACAAATAGTGTTTACTTTCAATGCCATCACCACTTTTTCCACCTTGGGTTCCGCCTGCCCGGCCACCAATATCAACTCCCCATCCAGTTGCTTGGTAACGGGGTTCTCAGAAAATTCTTTTACCAGTTGCTTGAATTCGATGCCCGCTTTCGCCTGGGCAAATACTTTGGCAGCAACAGCCTGTTTACCGGCGCGTGCATCAGGGTTTAACCGGAGATTGGTGGCCGGATCCACCAGTGAAATAAATACTTCGGCCACTTTCGCCTGTTCGGGCACATTCCATTGGCCCTTCGCATTGTATTCGTTGTAAAATTTGAGCAAGTCACTCTCTTTTGCCTGCACTTTGGATTGCAGCTCGCGCCGCGCCACGGTGTCAGCCAGCAATTCCACGCGCAATAATTTTTGGAAACCTGCCAGACTCATGCCGGTCGATTCCAAGTAAAGCCGGAAGGCGTCATCCGTGAGAAACGAGTCTTTCAATTCTTTAAATTTCTTCCCGGCATCCGCCTCAGCTTTGGTGCGATCTCCCGCTTGTGCGCGACGGCCCAGCAGGCGGTGAATGATCAAATCCTCCAACAACCGCTTTTGAATTTCTTTTTCTGCAAGGGGCGAAACATTCACGCCCAAAGTAGCTTGCGTCATCACGTAACGTCGATAGGCAGCATCCAATTCTGATTCGTGTACAGTCAAGCCCACGCCCGTGGCCACGATTCGCCCGGTGGGCAACGCCGCTAATAAACCCATGCCGAGCAACAGGCCGATCGCCAAAAATTTTCTGTGCCAATGCTTCATAATATCTCCTTTATAGGATCACCACTTTCGCGTTTGAGATGTCTGGGTCTTCCGCTACTTTTTCCATCAACGCCGCGGGCGGCGCGTGATCAAGGTTTAACAGCGTCAACGCTTCGCCACCCGCTTCGTCGCGGTTTAGGCTCATGCTCGCGATGTTCACCTCGTGCTCGGCCATCAGTGAGCCAATATACCCCACCATGCCCGGTTTGTCTTTATTATTCATAATGAAAAGCACGCCCTCGGGCACACACTCCACATTGCGCCCGTTGAGCCGGACGATGCGGGGTTGGCTGCCAAAAAATGTGCCGCCCGCAGAAACCTTGGCATCGCCCGCGCACGCCTCAAAATGCATCCATTCGGCATAATCCGGCCCCTCGTGTGATTTAATTTCCTCCACTTGAATCCCCAGCGAACTGGCCAGCGAACGCACGTTCACTTGGTTGACCTCCGCGCCGCCGGCTTGTTCAAGAAAGCCCTTGAGCACGCAACGCGTAATGGGATCGGCCGGTACTTCGGCTGCTTTGCCGCCGTAAGTGATTTTCACATGGTCGTTGCGTTGGGGCGCGAGTTGGGCGACGAGGCGGCCCAATTTTTCGCCCAGCAAAATATATGGCTTCACGGCCTCGTAAGTTTTCGCATCGAGGCTGGGCATATTCACCGCGTTGCGAACGGTGCCGGTAACGAGGTAATCGATGATCGCCTCGGCCACTTCGATGCCCACGCTTTCCTGCGCTTCCTTCGTGCTGGCGCCAAGGTGGGGCGTCATCACGATCTCCGGCAAACTGCGTAACGGCGAGTCTTCCGGGCACGGTTCCGTTTCGTAAACATCCATCGCCGCGCCGGCCACTTTGCCGCTTTGCACCGCGGCCACAAGATCAGTTTCATTGATGATGCCACCGCGCGCGCAGTTAATGAGATACACGCCGTCTTTCATTCCCGCGAGGGATTCGGTGTTGATCATGTCCCGCGTTTGGTCGGTGAGCGGCATGTGCACGGTGATAAAATCCGACCGCGCGAAAAGCTCTTCCTGCTCCAGCAATTCCACCTGCAATTCGCGGGCTTTGCTCAGCGAAAGAAACGGATCGTACGCCAGCACGCGCATCCCGAAAGCAATCGCTCGCCGCGCCACTTGCGCGCCGATGCGGCCCATCCCGCAAATGCCCAGCACCTTGCCGCTGAGTTCCGTGCCGCCAAACGCTTTGCGATTCCATTCACCGCCTTTCATCGACATATGCGCCTGCGGAATTTTCCGCGCCAATGCCATCATCATCGAAAAAGTCAGCTCCGCAGTCGAGATGGTGTTGCCACTTGGCGTGTTCATCACCACGATGCCTTGGCTGGTGGCGTGATCCACATCCACATTATCCACGCCCACCCCGGCGCGACCCACCACGCGCAGCTTCGGCGCTTTGGCCATCACTTCGGGCGTCACTTTGGTAGCCGACCGCACGATGATCGCCTCGGCTTCCGCCAGCAATTCATCGGTCAACCCGCCATCCACCACCACCACCTCCAGCTCCGGTGCGGCCTCAAGACAGGCCACGCCCTTTGGGGAAACATTATCGCAAACTAGTACTCGCATTGGCGGCGGAGTCTACGGACGACCCGCGGGAGTGTCAAACCACGCTGCCAATTCAGTGCCCAATCGCTCTACCGGCAGCCCGACCACGTTGGTGAATGAGCCGTGCAGCCCCTCCACAATCCACTCGCCTTTGAGTTGCACCGCATACGCGCCCGCTTTGTCGAGCACCGGCACAGCGCGCAGATAGGCGTTGATTTGTTTGAGCGACAATTCGCGAAACGTCACACGTGTGGTCACAGAAAATACTTTCTGACGCGCCCCGCACACCAACGCGCAGGCGGTCGTCACCTGATGCGTCCGCCCACTCAATCGCCCAAGCATCCGCCGCGCCTGTGCGAGGCTCTTGGGTTTACCAAGCAACTCATCGCCCAAATGAACCAGTGTATCCGCGCCGAGCACAGTTTGCGTTGGGAACTGTTGGGCCACCACCGTTGCCTTGGCCAAAGCATTGCGTTTGCAAATAGCCCGCGCCGCGCGGCCATCGCCGTGTTTCTCAGCCACCTCCGCCGTCGCCACCCGAAAGCGCACACCCATTTGCCGCAGCAATTCCTTTCGCCGCGGCGATTGCGATGCCAAAATAATTTTCAGCTCAATGCCTCCCGAAACTTTCTAAGTTTCATTTCAAAATCCGCATCGGCCAAAACCGGCTCCATTCCCTCAAACTCCATCGGCGGCTCCAGCTCTACCCACGATTTACAGCCGCCGTAACTGGCAAGCATCGGCAACTCCACCGGCTTCGCCAAGCGCCGCACGCGAACGGCCATTGCATAAATCCCCGCATCGCGCCCCCAATCAAACCGCTCCGCAATAATTTCCTCACGCCAAATGTGTTGCCCTGCCAGCCGCTGCGCCTGCGCGAGCGAATCCAACCGGCGCGCCTCCATCACTTCCGCGCCGAACTCAACCCGCAACAAATCATCCGGCGGCCACACAAAATTCTCAAACCCCGCCCGCGCTTCCTCCACCACGCCCTCGGTCTGTTGATGAAACCGCGTGGGAAAAAGCCAGAATCGTTCCTGCTCCACCCGAAACCCTCCCTGCCCTTCGGCAATCCCGCCTTTGCGCAAAATCACAATCTGCCCCCCACGCCCCAGCGCCTCAACCACCACCGCCCATTCTTTAAAAGCAATTTGCATGGCACTCACGGGCGCAGTGTATTTACCCGCGCGCCTTTGTCGAGCCCGTCAAACTTGCTTTTGAGGTGCCAATTGCCTAGTGTCCCGCCAGTATGAATCTAACCGTACGCCTTCAACTCTCCGTCATGATGTTCCTCCAATTCTTTATTTGGGGGGCTTGGTATGTCACCGCGCCGAACTACCTCGGCACACTCGGCTTTGGCGCTGCGGATTTCGGCTGGACCTATTCCGTCGGCCCCATTGCCGGCATGATTACCCCCTTCTTCGTGGGCATGGTGGCCGACCGATTTTTCTCGGCACAAAAAGTCCTCGGCGTGCTGCATCTCTTCGGCGCGGGCCTCATGCTTTTGGCTGCGCAGAAAATGACCAGCGGCGCCGAGCCCACTCAGATCAACTGGATTTTCTTCGGCTACATGCTCACCTATTTCCCAACCCTCGCCCTCACCAACACGCTGGCGATGAAAAATATGAGCAACCCCGAAAAGGATTTCCCCGGCATTCGCGTCCTCGGCACCATCGGCTGGATCGCCGCCGGTCTAGCCGTTTCGTGGTTGGGCTACGAAAAAGGCGTCAACATGTTTTACCTCACCGCCGGCGCCGCAGCCGCGCTGGGCATCTTCAGCTTTGCTCTGCCGGATACCCCGCCCGCAAGCGGAGGCAAAGTCACCGCCCGCCAAATCATGGGGCTCGATGCGCTGGTGCTCTTGAAAAACCGCTCCTTCCTCCTGTTCATCCTCGCCTCCACGCTCATCTGCATTCCGCTTTCATTCTACTATATGATCGCCAGCCGTGTGGTGGAAATGGGCGAATTACCCATCGGCCAAACCATGAGCTACGGCCAAATGTCAGAAATCTTTTTCATGATCGTGATGCCCTTCTTCTTCATGCGACTCGGCGTGAAATGGATGCTCGCCGTCGGCATGCTCGCGTGGGTGGCCCGTTACGCCCTCTTTGCCATCGGCGCGCCCGATGAAGTCCGCTGGATGATTATCACCGGCATTGTGCTGCACGGCATTTGTTACGATTTCTTCTTCGTCACCGGCCAAATCTATACCGACAAAGCCGCCCCCAAACCCATTCGCGCCCAAGCCCAAGGCTTACTCGTCTTCTTCACCCTTGGCCTGGGAATGTTCATCGGCGCCCAAGTCGCCGGCAAAATTGAAGGCCAACATACGCCCAATGCTGAAAAGCTGGCTGACATGGCCACGGATGAAAATCAACACAAGCGATTGACCGCCGCCTTCGGCGAAGCGGACGCCAACGCGACCGTCGCCAATTGGGCGAAACGCGCCGAAGTAATGGCCGCCCAAGAGGTTGTGGATGAAGCCAAAAAAGCGCTTGCTGACGAGACTCCTGAAACGGGTAAAAATTTATCCGGCAAAGACAAAACACCGGAAATCATTGCCCTCGAAAAGGCCGTTTCAGACGCCGAAAAAGCCCTCGCTGAAGTGGATGACCTCCCCGAATTGAAAGAGGAACAAACCGCGTTGAATTCAGAAATGGCCATTCTTGATGCTCTGGATGACCCAGCCCTGGCCACAGTTGCTCTCGTTGAAGCCAACGGAAATTTCACCGACCTCACGGCTAAGGTTGATAAATTGAAATCCGGAAGGGATGACCAAAAAGAAACCGCCCAAGCAAAACTCGATCCCCTCAATAAACAAATCTCCTCGCGCCGCACCAGCGAACTCCGCGCCATGGAATGGAAATCGATTTGGGGTAAGCCGGCAATTTTCGCCGGAGTGGTGATGGTGCTATTCATCGTTTTCTTTCGGGACGACAAATCCACAGATAAAAAAGAATCGGACGAAAATTAAAAAAACACTTGCCTGATGGAAAAAGACCGGTATGTTCCCCGCGCGGGATAGAGCAGCCCGGTAGCTCGTCAGGCTCATAACCTGGAGGTCGATGGTTCAAATCCGTCTCCCGCAACCAATTTTAACCCCGGTTTGCGCCGGTTTTTTTTTGGGTCATAGTTCGCCCAACACTTCCGCCGCGTGCTCTTCCGGCTTCACTTTGGGCCAGATTTTTTGGATTTTGCCTTTGGGGTTGATGAGGAAAGTCACTCGGTAGATGCCGTCGTACTCGCGACCCATAAATTTTTTGCGACCCCAAACGCCGTAAGCGTTCACAATGGTTTTGTCTTCATCGGCAAGCAGCATGAAAGGGAGGCCGTATTTCGCCACGAATTTATCGTGCTTTGCAACAGGATCACAGCTCACACCGAGCAACACGGCATTGGCTTTTTCAAATGCGGCGTGTTCATCACGGAACGCGCAGGCTTCTTTCGTTCAGCCAGGAGTGTCGTCTTTGGGATAAAAGAAAAGCACCACGTGGCGGCCCTTGAAATTTTTGAGCGCCACCGTGCCGCCGCCATTGGTGGCCGCAGTAAACGCCGGCGCGGTGTCGCCTTCCTTCAGGGTGATGTTCGGGCCAAGTGCCATACGCCGGAGAATGATGGACAAGCGCGCAACCGGTCAAGCGTCCTTGTCCGAATTATTGGTACCACCGGTTTCGGTTTCATCATCCGGCGGATGTGCGATGGGATGTTCACTAAATTGCCGGATACCATCGCGCACATAAAGTAATCCGGTGACCGTCGTGCAAAACACTGCTGCCACCGCCAGCCAAAATGTGCCGATCGGCGAAAATTTGCACAGCACCCAGCCGATGGTCACCATTTGCAACACCGACGCCGCCTTGCTCAGGAACAGCGGCTTCACTGTCACATTGCCAATGGCGGCGTATAACAGCGCGCTACCGGTGACCACGATGAGGTCGCGCCCAATCACTGTTCCCGTGAGCCACAGCGGAATGCGTTGCCCAAAGCGATCGCCTTCAAATTCCATGGTCATCAAAATGAGGCCCGAAAACATCAGCAACTTGTCGGCGAGCGGATCGAGATACGAACCCAGCTGAGTGGCCTGGCCATGATGGCGCGCGAGGTAGCCATCGATGCCGTCGCTGATGGTGGCCACCAGAAACGCGACCATCGCAAAGTAGCGATGCAACTCCTCGCCGGTGCGAAAGTAATAAAGCATTTGCACCACAAAAAACGGCACCAAAATGATGCGGCCAATGGTGACTTTGTTGGCGGTGGTCATGCTGTTTCAATTTTGTCCATATGCGCCAACGCGGCATCGAAGCGCGCCAGCACGCGGTCGCGCCCCAGCACGGCCATGAGATCGTACAAGCTCGGCCCGATTTTCACGCCGGTGCAGGCGCAACGCGCGGGCATCACCAGCGCGCGGATTTTTACGCCTAGTTCTTCCGCCAATGCCTTGAGTGCGGATTCCATCGGCTCGGGCTCAAAGGATTCAAGGTTGGCAAAAATTTCGCGGAGCTTGGCGAAGCCATCCTTGTTTTCAAGCGAAAACGCTTTTGCGGCCATTGCTTCGTCATACTCGAAAGAGTCTGTGAAATAAAATGCACAATACTCAGCCAAGTCGCCGATTTGTTTCACTTTGTTTTGGCAAGTAAGCAACGCGGCTTCGATGTAATCCTCAGCGGCATCGCCAAACTCCACGCCGGCCTCGATGGCGAGTTGGCGGTAATTTGCCATCGGCAAATTGCGAAGATGCTCGTAATTCATCCACTGCATTTTCTCTGCGTCAAAACGGGCGTTGGCGCGGTTGATTTGCGGGAGGTCAAAGCGCTCAATGAGTTCGGCCACGGGCATCATCTGCGAATCGTCCTTGGGCGACCATCCGAGGAGGCTGAGATAATTTACCACCGCCTCGGGCACACAATGGGTCTGCTGCCAACTATCGAGTGAAGCGCCGTCGTCGCGCTTGCTCATTTTGCTGCCGTCGCTGTTTAGAATGAGCGGGATGTGCGCAAAGGCCGGTGGCTCCGCGCCCAATGCGCGAAAGAGCGCGATGTGTTTGGCGGTATTGGACAAATGATCCTCGCCGCGGATGACGTGGGTGATGCCCATCTCGAGGTCGTCGATGACATTGACCAAATGAAACACCGGCTTGCCATCCGAACGCACGATGACGAAATCGGGCTGTTCCTGTTCGCGATCGGTGAGTTCACGGATGACATTGCCGCAAACTAAATCCGGAATCGTAATCGCCTCGCGCTGCATGC is a genomic window containing:
- a CDS encoding DUF1844 domain-containing protein, with translation MAPPSVWPQDTRMDSMDIPPQRGPETADEIGAAIFMECLMNLVQSAAYLLGKVKAPATGEPVMDLPRVQLVIQQLELLEKNAEKLSIEEQQLVKRSLQDLRMAYVSAAGKTPEEAIEEESAPEDKPETKPEADADGDVAPDADADETAEEDEGDRKRFVKKYS
- a CDS encoding phosphoglycerate dehydrogenase; this encodes MRVLVCDNVSPKGVACLEAAPELEVVVVDGGLTDELLAEAEAIIVRSATKVTPEVMAKAPKLRVVGRAGVGVDNVDVDHATSQGIVVMNTPSGNTISTAELTFSMMMALARKIPQAHMSMKGGEWNRKAFGGTELSGKVLGICGMGRIGAQVARRAIAFGMRVLAYDPFLSLSKARELQVELLEQEELFARSDFITVHMPLTDQTRDMINTESLAGMKDGVYLINCARGGIINETDLVAAVQSGKVAGAAMDVYETEPCPEDSPLRSLPEIVMTPHLGASTKEAQESVGIEVAEAIIDYLVTGTVRNAVNMPSLDAKTYEAVKPYILLGEKLGRLVAQLAPQRNDHVKITYGGKAAEVPADPITRCVLKGFLEQAGGAEVNQVNVRSLASSLGIQVEEIKSHEGPDYAEWMHFEACAGDAKVSAGGTFFGSQPRIVRLNGRNVECVPEGVLFIMNNKDKPGMVGYIGSLMAEHEVNIASMSLNRDEAGGEALTLLNLDHAPPAALMEKVAEDPDISNAKVVIL
- a CDS encoding glutamate--tRNA ligase; amino-acid sequence: MSTRVRFAPSPTGHLHIGGARTALFNWLYARHTGGQFVLRIEDTDESRNTPEAIDALLEGLRWLGLDWDEGPASNDPDGESKGDRGPYFQSQRGEIYARHIEVLKEKELAYEHEGAIRFRMQREAITIPDLVCGNVIRELTDREQEQPDFVIVRSDGKPVFHLVNVIDDLEMGITHVIRGEDHLSNTAKHIALFRALGAEPPAFAHIPLILNSDGSKMSKRDDGASLDSWQQTHCVPEAVVNYLSLLGWSPKDDSQMMPVAELIERFDLPQINRANARFDAEKMQWMNYEHLRNLPMANYRQLAIEAGVEFGDAAEDYIEAALLTCQNKVKQIGDLAEYCAFYFTDSFEYDEAMAAKAFSLENKDGFAKLREIFANLESFEPEPMESALKALAEELGVKIRALVMPARCACTGVKIGPSLYDLMAVLGRDRVLARFDAALAHMDKIETA
- a CDS encoding DUF1802 family protein, with translation MSAMQIAFKEWAVVVEALGRGGQIVILRKGGIAEGQGGFRVEQERFWLFPTRFHQQTEGVVEEARAGFENFVWPPDDLLRVEFGAEVMEARRLDSLAQAQRLAGQHIWREEIIAERFDWGRDAGIYAMAVRVRRLAKPVELPMLASYGGCKSWVELEPPMEFEGMEPVLADADFEMKLRKFREALS
- a CDS encoding CDP-alcohol phosphatidyltransferase family protein, which gives rise to MTTANKVTIGRIILVPFFVVQMLYYFRTGEELHRYFAMVAFLVATISDGIDGYLARHHGQATQLGSYLDPLADKLLMFSGLILMTMEFEGDRFGQRIPLWLTGTVIGRDLIVVTGSALLYAAIGNVTVKPLFLSKAASVLQMVTIGWVLCKFSPIGTFWLAVAAVFCTTVTGLLYVRDGIRQFSEHPIAHPPDDETETGGTNNSDKDA
- the bcp gene encoding thioredoxin-dependent thiol peroxidase, producing the protein MALGPNITLKEGDTAPAFTAATNGGGTVALKNFKGRHVVLFFYPKDDTPGUTKEACAFRDEHAAFEKANAVLLGVSCDPVAKHDKFVAKYGLPFMLLADEDKTIVNAYGVWGRKKFMGREYDGIYRVTFLINPKGKIQKIWPKVKPEEHAAEVLGEL
- the maf gene encoding septum formation protein Maf — protein: MELKIILASQSPRRKELLRQMGVRFRVATAEVAEKHGDGRAARAICKRNALAKATVVAQQFPTQTVLGADTLVHLGDELLGKPKSLAQARRMLGRLSGRTHQVTTACALVCGARQKVFSVTTRVTFRELSLKQINAYLRAVPVLDKAGAYAVQLKGEWIVEGLHGSFTNVVGLPVERLGTELAAWFDTPAGRP
- a CDS encoding peptidylprolyl isomerase produces the protein MKHWHRKFLAIGLLLGMGLLAALPTGRIVATGVGLTVHESELDAAYRRYVMTQATLGVNVSPLAEKEIQKRLLEDLIIHRLLGRRAQAGDRTKAEADAGKKFKELKDSFLTDDAFRLYLESTGMSLAGFQKLLRVELLADTVARRELQSKVQAKESDLLKFYNEYNAKGQWNVPEQAKVAEVFISLVDPATNLRLNPDARAGKQAVAAKVFAQAKAGIEFKQLVKEFSENPVTKQLDGELILVAGQAEPKVEKVVMALKVNTICPPVESKQGFHIVKMLEYKAARKKPFAEVRNEIREYLQAESFGKALPEYFKRLKKESGVRILLAD
- a CDS encoding MFS transporter, which produces MNLTVRLQLSVMMFLQFFIWGAWYVTAPNYLGTLGFGAADFGWTYSVGPIAGMITPFFVGMVADRFFSAQKVLGVLHLFGAGLMLLAAQKMTSGAEPTQINWIFFGYMLTYFPTLALTNTLAMKNMSNPEKDFPGIRVLGTIGWIAAGLAVSWLGYEKGVNMFYLTAGAAAALGIFSFALPDTPPASGGKVTARQIMGLDALVLLKNRSFLLFILASTLICIPLSFYYMIASRVVEMGELPIGQTMSYGQMSEIFFMIVMPFFFMRLGVKWMLAVGMLAWVARYALFAIGAPDEVRWMIITGIVLHGICYDFFFVTGQIYTDKAAPKPIRAQAQGLLVFFTLGLGMFIGAQVAGKIEGQHTPNAEKLADMATDENQHKRLTAAFGEADANATVANWAKRAEVMAAQEVVDEAKKALADETPETGKNLSGKDKTPEIIALEKAVSDAEKALAEVDDLPELKEEQTALNSEMAILDALDDPALATVALVEANGNFTDLTAKVDKLKSGRDDQKETAQAKLDPLNKQISSRRTSELRAMEWKSIWGKPAIFAGVVMVLFIVFFRDDKSTDKKESDEN